ATTCCAGAGTCACCCTTCTCGGCACTCAGGTTTCCCCAAACTCACCGTCCGAGCATGCACAGTTCAGGCTACACCATCGCACTCAAATTTTCTGTTCAGGCTACACTCGAGCTCGGTTATTCTCAATCTCTCGCTGGCAGAACCCCCAGTCCTAGATGATGGCTTGCGTGAGCCTCAAATTGGAATTTCAGCAGTTCAGCATGGAGAAAATCCTTCCCGACCTCCTCAAGATGTTACAGAAGATAGTGAAGAGCTTAAGGCTGCTACCCTTCGTATTATGATGGCGAGAAAGAAGGGATATTTCCGATTTGCTGTTGAACCGGATGAAAGAACTGGTGATGCCTTTTCTATCCCTGGTCATGATAAAAGTGTAAGGCCttatatcttttttcttttattgcagCGGGTGTTTTTCGATCCAAATCGGTTAGAACTTTctgataaaaaagaaaaaaaaaaagaattattattattattattattattattttttggggcTTTTCAATAGCGCTCAATTAATCTCTGAGTGTAGAGAAAAGTTCTGATTTTCGGGATTTTTTTGTCTCTGCCATGCTATACGATGACTTCGTTTTTCTTATGGACAAATTATCTATTTGGCCCTTGAACTGTTAATGCAGGTAAAATTTAGCTCTCCAACTGTTAAAAACCAATTTTTAACCCTCCAACTTGTAAAATATAGAGTCCGTGGCCCTTCCTTTTGCCGAGGTTAGTGGCCCTTTTATATCCGGTTTTGCAACCGAAGAGACCAACGGTACTATGCTTTCGTAGAAGGACCCTTTTTCCCCACACACAGACAAAAAAGACGGCAAAAAGCAAGATATCCATCATCTTCCCTCTGTAGAGGCGATGGTCGGTCGGTTTGTTGCCGGAATCGGAGTTGGGTATGCTATCGCTATGATCATAGCCCTTGTATGTTCTGCTGAGATATCTCCAAGATCAATTCGGGGATTAATCACTTCTTTTACGGAGGCGTTCATCAACCTTGGCGAGTTGTTGGAATACGTGTCCAAGCCTGCCGCCAACTTGGGTCTAAGGGTCACAGGTTCCCAAATTTATAAGTTGAAGGACTAAAAGTTGACTTTTAATAGTTGGAGGGTTAAGTTTTGTCTATATTAAAAGTTTAAGGGTCAAATAGATAATTTGGCCTTTTCTTATTTTGGAACTAATATGTTACTTACCATATTTTGATTACTATGATGAGATGCTGTTCACTCTCTTTGTTTCGTTACTGATTATTATTATTGATCGTGAAGTTTGATAAATTAATTATGCATTCTGTAGGTTGTCAGAACCGATCATGATGGTGATCCTGCTGGAATTGATATGGACTATCGACAATGTGGCTTACCGGTAAGAACGTTTAGTTACTTCTGAATGACATATACTGAGAGgtgtcttcttttctttttctcaaaacattTGCTGAATTTACATTTTTTCTTGAGCTTAGAAGTGAAAAATGCTCGAGTTACATCTTAGTATTAAGTGTAGATTCTGGTTCATGATATGATACTTGGTGGAGTCACCCAAACATTTGCCAGGAAAGCTATCCAATTATTGTATGATGGACAtcacaatattaattatattccATTTTAGTAAGAACAGAGAAAATATAAAATCTAAAAGATGATTTTACGGTTTCAAAACTTAATTCAATACAGATTATGTGATTATGCTTTCTTTCTTGGACCTGGCTACTTTAACTTTTACCATTTGATCGATGCATCTTTTTATTGAAACTCTATCAGCAGTCAGTGCTTATAAAATTTTGAACCATAAACTCGAAACAAGTCAGAGTTGGGTAATGAAATCTCCAAGTAGGTCTATTTTCATCATTTATCTAGAATTTGATTGTATGATGATTAAGCTGATGAACTTTTTGGTGTGTgtaaaaatatgaaatattgCAATGGAAAGGGAGGGAGGAAGGGACGGAAAGAGGAGGATGGGTTTTATGATATGTGATTGGCACCAGCTGTGATGGTGACTcatgttccatagcttcgagtTATTGTTATCTTTTTTCCTTATGTTGCTATCTCAGAATTGCAATGTAGTTTTATCCTGGAATCCCCATTTAGCAGGGCTGTCGTATGAACATGCTTACTCTTCATCAACATGACCTAATTTAGCCATTTAGGGATGCAAAGAGTCTTGTGTGCTTTCTCAGACTTGCCTTGGGTACTTAAGTAATGTTCTGACATACTTGGAGTGTTAATTAAGAACTTAAGATATTTGGCAAATCCTTCTGTACAGTAATTTTATGTCGTAGTATTGTAATCATTTCGGATCTACTATCTGAAGACATGGAAATGATTGGTCCTTTGTAAAGTGGTTGAGTTTGTATTTCCAATGCATAATATTATCTCTTGTAGCATACAAAATCAGTGATTCAAATAATATTTGAATCTCCGTAGTGAACTCTTGCTTTTCATGTTTAGGTATACTTTGTTTGAACGTGATTGACTAATTCATAAACTATTTGCAGATAATACCATATGCTGATCTTGTGGTGCTGAAATTATTAGGATCTGGTAGATATGGTATTGTTTACCACGGAAAGTGGATGGGAACAGATGTTGCCATCAAGATATTTGATAAGAGCCGTGTTGCTAAGGATTATTTAGACAGATTGGTGGGTTCTTTTCTTTCTGTacaagaagatgaagaaatatTACATTGCTTGAATACAATTTTTAGACTTGATGGCCAGTAAAGTCGTTGCATTTTACTCTTGCAGACCAAAACTTTCTGGAGAGAGGCTCAGATCCTATCTAAACTACACCATCCACAAGTTGTCGCATTCTATGGGGTAGTTCTTGATGGGCCTGAAGGAACATTGGCATATGTAACTGAATATATGGTTGATGGATCGCTAAGGTGTGCCCTCTTAGAGAAGGGGTAAGTTGTCAAGTTCTTCTGTTTTTTAGGCAAATAATGTTTGTAGATGAAACTGAACCATAGGCTTGGTGCTCCATTTTCAGAGAACTTGATCGGCGTACAAAACTTACGGTTCTATTGAATGTTGCTTCTGGCATGGAGTATTTGCATTCAATGGATGTTGTACATTTTGACTTGAAGAGTCCTAACTTGCTAGTCAACTTGCGAGATCCTCAAAGGCCCGTATGCAAGGTATTTACCGTTGTGAATTTAATGCAGATCTAAGTAACTGGAAAATTGGTCCAAAGACTAGTTTAAAATAGCCTGTTCTGATTGTTTTTTCAAACTTCTTTATATTGCTAATTTCTACTAAGTTCAGTGCCTTTATAGTAAAATAGAAGGTTATTGTTCAAGATGTTTAATTTAGCTGGAAACCATTTCAACGTGGTTTCATGTCGTAAATTGATTGCATACCTGGAGACATGATAACTGACCTCATGGTTTTCAGGTTGCTGATCTTGGACtatcaaaaataaaacaaaatgcacTTGTTTCTGGGCGTAAGCGAGGACCGCTCGGCTGGATGGCTCCAGAATTGCTGAACGGAAGGAGGAATAAAGTTTCTGATAAGGTTAGTTCTCGATTCACAGAGTTCTTGATTCTGTCGAGCGAGTAATCAGGGAGATTGGAATATGAATCTTGCACATTGTCCAGTCTCTGATTTGCCTCTTGTGGCTTTTTATAGGTTGATGTATACGCATATGGAATCACGACATGGGAGACCGAAACAAGAAAGGTGCCATATGGAGATATGGACCCTGACATCATAAGATGTAAGATTTCTGGTCAATTTGGCAATGGATCAATGCAAAAACATACTATGCCTGATACAGACTCTGGAATATTATTTTGGAACTTTAGTAACAATTAAGCTTCAATAAAAAGCCACATATGttgtaaaaattgaaaaaataatgcTGCTTATGACTAGAGTGAGCTGTGACTTCTGAGTATGAAATGCCGTTTCATGATGGTTCTTATATTAGTAACTATCTGTGGAACTGCTGCTACATGGCCACAACTTGATGATATTCTCAAGTATGCCATGTGCTTGTTTGAGCAGTAACTTATCTTGAAGCTATATTAGCCATCATAATAGGAATGACAGAATGTGACTTTTGTATTCACTAAATTGTCACCCTTTAGTTGTAAAAAACAATAATCCCTTTTTAACCTTATGAACTGTTGTTTGGAGAAACAGCAAAACCAGGACTTGAAAAACTCGGTTCATgtaaaaggagaagaaaaggcAACTGAGCTGTGAGATTCTGCATTTTGTTGGGATAACATTTTATGGCAGTTAAGACTTTGTTATAAGCTTCTGCAGACACAAATTTTGAAGGCAACTAGGAGCTCTAGCATAAGCTTAAAGTAGGAGACTGAGCTTTCTTTTCACTCTTGGCTTATTATCTAACAATGGAGGGAACTTAAATGAGAATCTAAATTGCCGCTCAGGTATTTCATGGGCCACTGTCTGTTACTACACTAGAGATACGACATTTGCTATGTATGATATTTGAAGGTTACTTTTTAAGTTCCTGACACGTACAATACCTTGTCGATCAACATATGCCTTGCTATTGtattttgtttatttacttACAAAATCAACTGGAATGGGGGCGGGCAGTTCCACAAAATAATTTCTGAAAATGATGTTTTTTTGGCATTAGAAATTCAATCTTTTAACGTTTGCTTCTAGAGATTCTTATCAAGTTGTGGCATAAGATCTTGTAATTTTTATTATGTCGTGCGATTTTTCAACGCTTGTTGTCTTTCGGTTCTATGAAGTAATCATGATAGATAAGGATCAGATTCTACAGCTTCTGGACAACCTACGTAGAATGAACATGTTAGTAGCACAGACAATTGAATTTATATTGATTGAAGTTGTACCTTTCAATGTAGGTAACTGTTAAATGATGAAAATAAATTATAGATACTGTATTCTTTTAAAAATTCAGGCGGAGCTATGGAAAAACTTGTTGAATCACATTATGGCTTCCTCATTGAGTCATAAATTGTACATAATCAGTGATGAGATGCCTTTCAATACTGAATCGTCACTTTGCAGTTTGCTCTTTAGCATATTGTCCTACTATCCCTTTTCTATTGTCAAATTTCTCAAAGTTCAGTTTGTTGCATTTTAGTTATTaattcattttatcaactcTTTGTAGCTGGGGTTGCATATTCAAATCTCAGGCCTGCCATCCCTGAATACTGTGATCCTGAATTGAGAAAGTTGATGGAAGAATGCTGGTCCCCAGATCCAGCTGCAAGGCCATCGTTCACCCAAATAAGGGAGAGACTGCAGGCTATGTTAATGGCACTGCAGCTAGATATACAAAACTGAGCTATAGAAGATGTGATCCTACAACCTGATCAGTAGGtcattaaaagagaaaaagactCTTTCAGAATAAGATACAATCACATGCACGCACGTAAGAGGGATTTTGTAGAGCTTCCATTCTCAAATGTATTTGAAAATTAGGCCTGTCTATCTTCTTGTTTTAAGGAAAGAAACAGCTACCGTAGTGAGTTATTTGTAAATAGTGGCTGCTTGTAAGTTCATGTAGTACGGAAGTTGTCGAAGTGAGTGATCCAATGTAGGCTATGCCAGATGAAGGTTGCTGCATTTGCAACCAAACAACAGTAGTCATTCTCATGTATTATTCGCATACAGCAATTAGAACAGGGTTTTGGTATGTGGACTGTGAATCAAGGTTTGTTGAGTGCAACGGTCTGATCTAGTTATAAGGCATGATAAATGTCGTTTTGGTCCTCCAAAGTAGGTTATGGTCTCATTTAAGTCCTTCAAACCAGGAAATTTGTTTCAATTACAGCCTTGGGTCATTCGATTTACAGATAACCCTAGTCATATTCGAAGGATTTGAGTCTGATAAAAGTGTTTTTGGCCTAACGGTGTTAAATAGGAGGCATAATTGGAACACACTTCTTACTTTCAATGGCTAAATTGACTGTCTCATTTTTAAAGGACTTAATTGATACTTGTAGTTTGTTCGGGGAAAACGttttatgtgttttttttttcctttctaattACTCGGCGATGTCAAGCTCACAACCAAAAGCATGATTGGTGAACCGAAAAATGGTTTCTTTCATCAGAAAAACGAACTAAGCATGTTTCCTTAGCCCAATTGCAATCAATCTGCAAATTTATAAGTTGTCCACAAACATTATTATAACCAACAACATCACTGTCGCAAATGAGGCCTTTAGAAGAAACAATCTTATCAAGAAAAGAAGGATGAAAAATTGAGTTGCCCATACTCAAAGCAAAGCCCCTGGATGCACTGCACAGTTTTCTGTCAATTTGAATGGTTCACTTGTGGGGTTTTTTTTCAAAGTAAAAGGGGGATCCGATAGGGAGATCTAATATCTCCTCATCTCTTCTCATTGCCGTGGAGGTTTTTTCACAATTATTTGCTCACAATATTCTTCATCAAGGTTATGATTACCATCCAAGACGTAGCCAGCTGGGTACTTTTTAATTCTTTCAAGTTGATCAAAACTACGTTGGACCAATTCTAGAGTCTGTCAGAATTGAAGCCGAGCTTATGGAAGTGTCACTTATCTCATCTAGACTAAACTACGAGGACTGCTTGCCTCTTTTCAACAATCTGCAGCTaaaaatatcaagttgggcTAATAAGAAGCTAAGCTATGGAGGGAGCCTCCAGCTGATAAAAACTATACTTACTGGAGTACTGTTGTATTGGGCTAGTGCTTTTATTTTGGCAAAGggagtgataaaaaaaaaaatagaaagtcTCGTGTCTTCTTTCCTTTGGGCTGGTAAGGTTAAAAGGCATTATGGAGCAAAAGTGCTCTGGGGAGATATATGTAAACCCACAAAGGAAGGCGGGTTGGGACTAAATGATACAATCCTATGGAACATTTGCTCCAAGAAGGACAATATGTGGGTAAATGGGTACAGACCATCCAGCGTAAGAAGGCTTCATTCTAGGGTGCCAAAAGACCATTTGACTGTTCTTGGGCCTGGAGGAATATCCTCTAACTGATGTCTAAAGCCCAACTTCACATCAATGGGTATGGAACTCTTTTCTGGTATGGTCAATGGCATCCTGTAGGGCCATGATACCAGAATTTTGCTGAGCCTCTACTGTCAGGATTGGCTTAACTGGAAATGATCTTGTTGCCGAGTGTATGCATGGTGCTGAATGGAGAAGGCCATGTGGGAGGAAATTTAACGCTGAGGTACAAAGATTGGAGCAGCTTACTCCCTGTGAGCGTGAGCTTGTCCCTGTACCAAATGAGGAGGATGCTACAATACAATTTGGCTCCCAAGTAGGTCTAGCACATACAATGTGCAGTCTGCTTTGAAGATCACCTCACAAGAAGCCTCCTGGCATAAACTTGTATGGGATAAGGGGGTGGGTCCAATTCTAAAAATGGTTTTAAGTTTTCCTGTGCCATTTGGTCAATggaattttcttgggttttgtttaatttattttatgagGAAGGTTGTATTGAAATGATTTTGAAACAGAACAAGAATGTTAAAGGATAGGTGGACATAAATATCTTGATCCTTTGGTGCTATTCGAATCAAAGTTTGATGAAATTGCTATGCATGAACATTCTATAACCTCACCGGCTCGGTATCTTGAATGCGAATGATCATGGTACAGTAAATAACGTGATTGTCTTGATCAGCCTTTGTTTCTTCTAATTACTCGACAATCTCAAGGTCACCACTAAAAGTAAAAGCATGATTGGTGAACCGAAAAATGGTTTCTTTCATCAGAAAAACAAACTAATTAAGCATGTTTCCTTAGCCCAATTACAATCAATCTGCAAATTTATACCTTGTCCACAAACATTATTATAACCAACAACATCAATGTCGCAAATTAGGCCTTTAGAAGAAACAATcttatcaagaaaaaaaggataaaaattgAGTTGCCCATACTCAAAGCAAAGCCACTAGAAGAGCACCAAAAATCCTTCAAAGAGGACAAAACAAACTGAGAAAACCGGTACGCAAATAGTAGCAAACAACAAATCTTCAAGTCTTTGTATTCTTAATATAGAATGACCTGCAACATATGACAACCGGCGTAATCTTGTCAATGTTGTGAATCTGTCACAGAAACACATCTAATAATTATGctaattaggaaaaaaaaaaaaaaaacgccgTGGAACTTGAGATTTTTCTCATTGGAAATGTATTTTacctttaaaaatatatttttgcagATAGTTAGAAAACCTCTCTTAATTACCTGTAATGATTTCGTGGCCAGCAGTTTTTCCCAGATTAAGTGTGTCCTGCTACCATAATTACAGAAGCCACACTTGGGGCAGACTTCACCACATTTGCCCCAATTGATGCAACCTCAAACCAAAACTCTCGTTTATCTTTCTGGAAAGTCAGACACATTAATCAATCAAGTTAGACTTAAACCGCGGCCAACTTAGAAACTAGATGATCATTGATGATTTCATCAACCAACTTCCTAAATAGATACATTAATTTGTAGTTTCCTTGCCTTTTGCTGTTCAAGCAGTTCATTGGTGGCACGAATCCCTTCTACGGTGCGGGCTATTTCTGACTCCAGTTGGGCCAATTGTTCGGTATCTTGATTCCAGTTTGCTTGTTTGACAGCAGCATCTAAAAAGACAAAGTTATACACGAAATTTCAATGTAAATTGGGGCATATCTACGGTGATGTATGATTATGACGTAGTTTACTAGTAATAATACGTACCTTTGAGCTGGTTCTTGAATTCAATGATGTATTTGTGGGTCTTCATAGCCACGAGTACTCCGTTTTTCTTTAACTCATCCATGGCTGCTTCCTCGAATTTTGCTAGAATTGCATGCCTCATATGTTCCACCACAGAAAGGTAGGTTGGCTTGACAACCTAAAGCATTTTGAACTCTTTAAGCAATGAATATACAAATTTAGCGGAGAACAAATAATACATAGTTGAATTTTCAGTCGATGAATAATAGTTGTAGATCAAATTTAACTTCACCAATATATCATTGCAACAATTCCTAGGGTACCTTCATGATGTTTTCAATTAGCTGCTTCCTGCTTGTGTCCCTTTTGGTCTCATCATAGTGTTGAGT
This region of Coffea arabica cultivar ET-39 chromosome 3c, Coffea Arabica ET-39 HiFi, whole genome shotgun sequence genomic DNA includes:
- the LOC113734565 gene encoding RAF-like serine/threonine-protein kinase PRAF, which encodes MAAIALSGLSARIPFSVKTSRGFQSHPSRHSGFPKLTVRACTVQATPSHSNFLFRLHSSSVILNLSLAEPPVLDDGLREPQIGISAVQHGENPSRPPQDVTEDSEELKAATLRIMMARKKGYFRFAVEPDERTGDAFSIPGHDKSVVRTDHDGDPAGIDMDYRQCGLPIIPYADLVVLKLLGSGRYGIVYHGKWMGTDVAIKIFDKSRVAKDYLDRLTKTFWREAQILSKLHHPQVVAFYGVVLDGPEGTLAYVTEYMVDGSLRCALLEKGELDRRTKLTVLLNVASGMEYLHSMDVVHFDLKSPNLLVNLRDPQRPVCKVADLGLSKIKQNALVSGRKRGPLGWMAPELLNGRRNKVSDKVDVYAYGITTWETETRKVPYGDMDPDIIRSGVAYSNLRPAIPEYCDPELRKLMEECWSPDPAARPSFTQIRERLQAMLMALQLDIQN